A segment of the Lolium perenne isolate Kyuss_39 chromosome 3, Kyuss_2.0, whole genome shotgun sequence genome:
GTGTGGCTGATGGGAAAAAATAATAGAAGTTCACATTTCTCTATTGACAAGTTCACTCTATATATTTTTAGGAGCTCGAGGAAAGCACCAGGCCGCTCTCTTTCTTTTGTCTGTCCAGTGGAGTCCATGAGAAGTTCAGATGCAGGAGCCCCCTGCATCCAAGGTAGTTGAGACCCAGGCCGGCCTGTTCATCTTGATAATACCCTACTTATCTTCGTATTTTGTTTGAACTACTGGAATTTGTCATCTGATTACCCTAGTCACACTATCTATCTTATTTCTCATAATTGCATGATGAGTCACAGGCATCAAACGATAACTATCTGCACATAACATGTTGTTGCCTTGTGTATTTTACCATCTCAGAGTCCTTAAATATGGTTCTCTAGTTGCTTCCAGTCAGCATAATCTTGTAATAAGATAAATCGGACACGCTGCAAACATATACCTATGCCAGGAGGAATCTAATTTTAAAGTGTTTCTCCATTCGTTGTCCCTTTCCATGATAATCTAAAAAGTAAACGTGTACGGGTACATGCCTTATACTGTCACGAAGTTCACTTTTACGCTCTGTGAAAGTTCACCTTATATTGTCACGAAGTTCAGTTCATCAATTACAAGGTGAAAACCCACAGGAGGTGCAACATATTAGCTGGAAATTGATTTTTACCTCTTTCTTTGATCTATAATTTCTATTTTCTCCGCCTGTCTTTGCTTTACTAAAAATCTTTGTAAAAATTGCCTAGAAGCAGTTTGTGAATTTGTGAACCGCTGGAGATTTTTACAATTTTTTTCTCAGCGAGGTTTTGTCAACTCCTTGAAATGCATCGATGGAGACTTAATGCTATGTATTTTCTTGTTCTAATTGATTTGCTGGTTGGTTGGTAGCTGCTGACTTTTATTGATAAGAATGGATTTATTTTAGAAGTTCAGAAACTTTTAAATCCGAAGTCCAGTTCTACTCATGCTATGAGTTTGTGTTGTCCTTTTCAGGAAGTTCACTTGTCATGCACTAGTGCTCTCGTCTCACAGTAACAGCCAACATGGGATGCCCGGGTAGAGGTCGGTGCCCTTATCTGAACTTCTTCCTTGCTCCTTATTCAGAACATTGCAATACTTCCGATCTACTTTGAGGATGTATGCTATTATAGGAGTAGACGCCTTGTTAAAAAAGTTCTCTTGGCGTGTATGAAAAAGTTCATTTCTTTCATAGGGAATGATGATCTGGTAATACTCCATGGGGATTTCAATGCTAAACTTAAGACAATTATCTAGTAAACTATGCACATGCATTCATGATTCTGTACTAGTTCCCTATTCTTATGTTGTCATACTCATTCTTAACACTAAGAAAGATCTATATGTTGCCCAGAGCCCTCTATACAAATTAATATCAGAGAAAAAATGTGGAACAAGTTTACATTTTTTCTGAAACAAATTGAGCATTACTGATCTCAAAATTAGCTGAAACCTAAAAAGCTTCACAAGTGTGCACTTGATTTTGTTAGGCTTGAAAGAAATAATATATCAGGGCAAACAACTAGTAGTTCAGAAAGCTTCACAAGCGTGCACTTATCCAGAAGCATTCTTTATCCTTTGTGTCAACGACTCATAGGTGTTTGTTATAATGCCTAAGTGATCTGATACAAGCTTAATAATTATGTAATTGGAATAGATGAAACAGCAGTTCCAAAATTCTCTTATGTGAGCAACTATTTGCTAACCAGCATTGATGTTTGTATACTAGTAATCAGCCTGATGTAGTTCTTTTTATATTGCAGTTTCATGTACGATGGTGCTAGCTTGGGAGAATAAAGGGGTCTAGTGTCCACTGTCCAGTAAGCATTCAGCCGCTGCATCAACCAGGTGCCGCCGCAAGCTCGACCAAGCGTACTCTGCCCTTTCTTTAGAGCTCAGCAGTTCACATTTTACAGAGCATCAGTTCACGTATGCTGTGCAGCAGTTCACTGAGGCGTTGCCCTCAACGCTGGAGCTGTGCAGCCCTGGGAGACAGAATTGTGAAGTCGGGAAAGCTATAGCTTTGAAGTTCAGAGAGATCTCAATTTATAGTTTTGGTTGAGAAATTGAATAAGTGATGTGAACCAGATTTGTCTTTCTATTGTTTTGTTTCTCTCGCTTTGTTAATGGTTTAGTGTTGAGACCGAATGGATGCGGTTCATTGTATGAATTTTACAATCTGCTCTTAAACCGTAAACAATTTGGGAAAACCATCTGAACGAAAAAGATGCGCATTTTCCATACCTTTTCAATGGTATATTGCATGCATCCATCCGACAGACACTTCAAAAATAGAAGCCAAAAAACTGTACGGCAACTCTGAATTCCGCGAAATAGAGTTTTAGTATATTTGAAATTATTTTTAAACCGTGAAGAATTTGGGAAAAAATCCTTAATGAGAAAGTTGCGAAATTTCCATATCTTTACAAAGGTATATCATATGCATCATTTAGATAAACGGTTTAAAAATGAACCTCAAAACATTGCCCGTTGAGACATAGAATTCTAGTGTTCCGCCGAGAAGTTCACTTCTGTGTAGcgggaagttcagaaagggttcgagaatagctattctcgaaccggttcgagaatagcagacctatatatatatatatatatatatatatatatatatatatatatatatatatatatatatataaacattcaagttgataagggaatagttgaagtaagggacccatTGAGTAGAGGTCTGGACGGGTTCCGCGAGTTGCAGAAGATTCTCCAGACATAATTTCAATCATTGtcgcgctatatctttcgtgagatatcaattaattatccactcattcaatcattcttttgcctggcagggtttGAAGAGCTCTCAAGAAGAATATTATGGGTAACTTCGCAGACAAGCTAACATTTACTATTGTAACGTGCGCCCAGCACacaggggacgaatctatgtggatactacgtttgcgagtccattcacaTGTTAACCATTGAGAAGCACAACGATAatagattcaacgtaagcaataacattcacatctttaatttattatcgtcaatatttcgttatcaagattgatatagtcatattcatcacattttcctatataggtcgacttcatgcgggagaagCTCCAACCACAAGAACACATACTAGGAATtacggaggaactggcgggattTCTATTGAGAGAAGTAATAGACGACaagggcttgtttagtccaaataggcgcAACAAATGATCCCCATGTATTAGTTCGAATAGACGACGGGCTTTTGTCCCAGTAgtagtgagctccatgtatatgtgtaaggggaatctcgAATAGACTttcgcttccaatatttgtttgcttgatcttatatataatgaatgaacatgTACAACTTGTAGTAGTGTACAAATATATGGAACTTTTAttttaaaatgaaaaaatgaaacaaaaggggggcgggggggggggggggggggtgctgcacccctcaaaccctaaagcagcagtgttctgcgcgcgccacgtaggggtccttttatcgcgggtcgtaacaccgcccgcgacaaaagggtgtgTCCCCTGGGCGCCccgcgcctgccacgtggtggaccatatgtcgcgggtggtaagcgacccgcgaTAAAAGGGTGGACCTTTCCCGCCTCCATTGTCGCGGctcgccgcccgcgacaaaagggccttaCGGCAATCGACATTAgggctcttctccactagtgtttGCATGTTACTAACTTTTAGTAAAAAATTGGTTAAAGTTTTCATGTTTTGACTTTTTAAAAATAATGTAGACCTTATTCATTGGAGGCGACGCTAGTATTCTCTCCATTCTGAAATAAGTGTCGCAATATTTTCTAGATACAGATGTATGCATATTGAAATGCATCTAGACCGGTTCCTACCAAGATAGTAGTTAGACATTTATTTTGATTGAAATGAAGGTAGTTCCATGCAAGATTACAATGTCATTTTCTCTCGTTTTGCTACATTTCAAATATGAGAACTCTGTCGCGGTCGCTGCCTCCGCCACTAGCAGCAGCGCTATCTGCTTCCCGGCAAAACTTAAGGTCGAGATTGTTCACAAATTGGAAGACACATGAAGGAATGCGCGCACTGCACACACAATTTCTATCGACAAAAATCCTGTGCTAAATTTGGCCACGAGTCCCCTCCGTCATCCTACCTCACCTCTCTTCGTCCCCGTGGAACATACAGAGATGAGACCACCACCAAACCGACGCATGGCTCCCAATAATTGGCGTCTCTCCTTCTCCTGCTAGCCAAATCCGCTGCGCCACAAAACCAGAGGTCTTGGAGGCCACGTTGGCTAGAAACAAGGAGAGATCACAAACAAGAAATCCACGCGCGCACGCCAGAAGCGAATTTCCATCCATATATACTCGTCTCCTACGCCGGCCATCCTTTCCTACTCCCTCCATTTCTCTCCTCCGCCCtagctttcgtttcttggaagcgAGAGAGGGGacggggagggagagggagaggggcgGCGGAGGGCGACGGTGAGGTGAGGTGAGGGGAAGCTGCCTGCGTGCACCGTGCCCCGGCCGGGCCCGCCCACGCTGTCCTCCCTCCTCTCCTCTTGCTCACTCACTCCCACCAAAGCTCTCCTCCTCTCACCAACTCTCTCTTATCTCCTTCCAAGATCCCTTTTCCATTCCCCCTTTCGTCTTTGCTAAGCTAGCTAGGACCATTCTTTGATCTTTCCGTGGCTCCAAATACCCCCGTTCCAGCTGCCTGCGAAGATCCGATTGTTCCCTCCTGTCCTGCTTGCGACAGAGTGATTAAGCTCCAATTTGACTTATCGATTCTTGGTTCGTGCGTCTCCCCTTCTTCTCCGGGCTTCGATTCCACCGAATCCTGCCCGCCTAATATTTTGTTTGTAAAGTGGGTTCCATCGCGTCACCCTCACGGTGTCTACGATCGGCCGGAGAAAGCAGCTAGCCAAAAGCCAGGTTCTTGATGCGGTTGTGGTCGtagcggcggcagcagcatctctCCTTTCTTTCTTTCTATCCACTGGACTGCGTGGTGGCTCCTCCTCGTCTTGTTGTTTATCTGCGAGGAGCACTGGGCAACCGCAGTGCTCCGCGCGCATTTTCTGACTCTGATCGATGCTTGCCCTGGTCGCCACCTTCGTCTTCTCCTGCCTCCTCTTCCTGTCCAAGCCATGCGCCCGTGACATGAGATTGTTCCTCGCCTCCATCTGCCAAGAACTCGCGCTCTCGCTGCTCGGATTCTTGGCCGGCTACAGGCTGCTCGGAGGCGTCGCCTCCACGGCCACGGCCGCCGACGCCATGCCGCTCATGCAGTCCTTCAAGAGGAAGCGCCCAGCGGCCAAGGTGGAGAGCGCCGAGGACACCGGTGAGCCCTCCGTGCTCGACCTCCCGGAGCTGGCAATCGACTGCATTCTCGCCAAGCTGCCGCCGGCAGAGCTGCGGAACATGGCCGCCGTCTGCCGTTCCATGCGGGACCGCTGCCGGAGCGACCACTTCTGGGAGAGCCACATGTCCCGCAAGTGGGGCTCGGTCCTGGGCACCGCCGCCAGGGAAGAGTGGAGGTCGTATCTGTCCTCGTCGACCGCGcccggtggcggcgcctcgtgcggCTCTGCTGGCAGCGCCAAGCACCGGAGGTGGCTCGCCGCGCTGTCCTGCGTCTGTCCGGTGGTGTCCTGGATGCGGCCTCGGGCCGACGGTGCCGCCGGCAGGTCGGTGGGTCCTGTGCTGGATGATTCCGTCATGTCGTGGTATCTCCACATGGAGAGCGGCAAGTTCTGGTTCCCGGCACAAGTCTACAACCGAGAGGTACTACAATTTCATTTCATTATTGCACGGTATGCGAATTAATGAATTATAGTACACTTTGTTAACTAGTAGTAGTTGCTCACCGGTGCTAATAATTAGAAGACTGATTGGGCTGAATTATTAGAAACAAGTTGTACTAAAATTTCATTAGAATTCACACCTTAATTTGGTTACATGTATTTGCTTCTCTGTCGTCTAATTGAGCTGGATATTCATGAGCTTTCCTGCTGGCTATACTTGTTCATCTTCTTTTGGGCTCCTATCTTTTTCTAGTTTTCAGCTTTTATTCACGAAGCAATCCTGAAACTTTATGTTTGTTTTGCAGCATGGACATGTTGGGTTCATGATGTCATGCTATGATGCAGAGCTCAGCTATGATTTCCGCACAGACTCGTTCCGTGCAAGGTACTAATCTGTTTATGATTTTAGCCAGTGAAGCGTAAGGCTGTGGGCATGTTCTATATTTTTGAGTCAAACAAACAGTGCGGCAGATTATTTTTGTAACTTGAAGTTGTCTATCTGATATGATTTGAAATTGGAAACTTTGACGTTGCAGGTATCCACCACATGGGCGACGAACTGTCGTCGTGGAGGATGGTGTGCATTGGGACAGGATCAGGGCAGCTCCGGTCGAAACCCTTGCACATGATCTGCATGCCTCTGACAGCCTACATCAACTCCGGCCCGGCGATAACATTGAGATTCAGTGGAGAAGGAACAAGGAGTTCCCATATGGTATGTTCCCGGGCACCCAACAATGCAACGCTAGGCAGTGCTGCAAGAACCATTAAACATTGCCCATAGGGGATATGCTAATCTTATCTGATAGAGATGAGGAGTATTCTACCAGTGGACAATGTGTTCATTCATGTGTTGCTATATATGTTTGGCAGGCTGGTGGTATGGAGTTGTTGGCCACTTGGAGTCATGCGATGGAAATGAACACTTTTGTCGGTGTCATCTTAGTGGTGAGAATAACTTTAATCCCAACGACTAATTTATTTGACTTGACTAATAATTGCAACGTTAGTTGCATATGCATAGGCCTTTCAGAGTCATGACCCCATGAACATTCCAGCAAAGCCCAAAGAACATTATAATACAACATCATGGCCTTGAACTCATCTTGGTTATTCATTTATTAAAACCAAAGTGATAAGCCAAAATGATGACTTCCTTCATATGTTTGACCTTGATTGTACATTAGAAAGATATGTTATCATACGTATTCCCATTAATTGAACCGTTTCTGCCCACTCATATTGTATCATGTTCAGATGTGATAACTTGATTAACATACTTCTGAAGATAGCAGACATTCATATTTCTATGCGAGGACTCCTTTCTATAATTAACCATCCTTTTAGGTTATGCTTACTTTGATACCTTACATTGAATGGTTTTACTTTTTCACTTGTTCTCTGAATAAAAATAACCAAATACCACTAGATTCATGTAGAATGTCAAGGTCGTTGCAGCTACTATGACTGAGATTGCCACCCTTAATTCCTTTTTTCAGTGAGAAAAAGATAATCTATGTGTGCGACTTTCAAAACTCGAATGTCAAAACACAGTTACTCTGTGTAACTAGACTCTGTTTTTTTAACATCCTCCTCGAAACAGGATTTCGTcctgctttataaataaagccaccCAATACTGTTTTTCTAACATACCTCAGTGTATTGCAGATACTGTTGTGCTGGAGTTCAACCAATACACACCTGGCTCAAGATGGAGGCAGTCTCTGGTCAACCGGAAGGACCACAGGGAAGAGGGCAACGAGGGCGTTGGATTCTACGGTGGAATAAGGAAACTCCACAAAAAGGATGAAATCTCTAAGTGGAAGCAGCTGTGGCCAACAGATATCCTGGAATAACACGCTATTTCGTCGTTATGATGCATCAAGATGGTTAACTGATTGATATCTTCCATTGATTCAATCGACGCCGTCCCTCTGTTCAAGCTGTACACACGGATAGAACACGAGGTGACAGATCTGGTAGCTGGACACGGTTGTAAACTTACTGTCAGGCAAAATAAACGCAGACTGCTTCTTTATTTAGGGGACTGTAGGCCTGCAATAAAGCCTACATCATCCAGTGTATGTATGTAACCGCAGTCTGTGCCCTTTTTTGCCTGCTGTCGTAGTTCTAGAGCAGAAAGATCAAATGTAAATTACAATTTAGTTCAGATTTACGACACATTTGTCGCAATTGTCTCCGTCGAATGTTGGATGTTCTCCACGCTGTGCAAACTAGGTTGTAGGGAGAGCAGTTGGCCTATTCCCAGCAATAACCTCTATGTGTTAAGTTGAGGTTTGAAATTTGAGCTGTTGGGAGTTTTTCACCATCAGGTAGGCTCACGAAGCAGTCTTAAGATTAAGACAATGCCGAAGTCAAAAGTGGAGTTTGGGCTGTTACCAATGTCTGAACTGGACACACAATTGTCACTTATTTTAAAGGAAAACAGCAGTAATGTAGtgtattttttatttatttttggtgAAGACGGTTCCAGAATCAAAAGGAAAGAAGTATCTATCTAAAGCAGTAGTACAGGTAAACTGAAGTTTTTCACCCAAGATCTGAAAGATATCAACAGCTTCCTGATGGCCTGAGAATAACCTAATCCAGCTGTCTCTTTTTTGCGAACTAGCTCTCTTTGAACCGCTGTGCTAAATTGCGGTTAACCGATAATTGCATTAGGTCTCGATCAAGTTTTATTTTCGGTTTTCTTGTTGGGTCGCCCTCTTTCTCTGTGGGCCTATGTGCGTTGTAGCTTGTAGCCTTTTTATTTACTTTCTATGTTGGGCTGCCGGAGCAACAGATAAATTTTAAGGGCGAATCCTATTTATCGCCCGCGTGCGTGCGGGAATACGCCCCGCACGCACGGGGTGTCCACTTGGGCCTCGGCCCATTAAGTGCATCGTGGTTGTTTTTAGTCCGCTTCTTCTGCTTTTTCCGTTTTTTCTGATTTGCACAGtttcttttctgttttgtttggttCTTTCGTCTTTGTTTTGAACAAACTTCGATTTTAAGCAAATTTCGGATTTGGGAAGATTCCGAATTTGAgcaaattttgaattcaaacagatttgaatttgAGCAACTTTCGAATTCGATTTTTTTTAGCAAATTTGGAATTCGAGCAGATTCGAATTTGAGCAAATTTTGAATTTGGGCAAATTCCGAATTCAAGCAGATTTGAATTTGAGCAAATTCTGAATTCGACCATATTCAAATTTgtgcaaatttcaaatttgagcaTATTCAAATTTTTGCAAATTTCAAATTCGAGCAATGCACCTAGTCTTTCCGTTTTTAAAAACTTACCAGCTTCGAGCGTGAAACGGAAACATCGAGCGAACCTGCTAACGTCGAACGTGTGAATAGTCTACTTGGTTCGTTCCCGTCCGTTCATCTAGATCGACCTAGTTAGCCTACGGTACAACGACACGCTAACAAGCAATATAGGAGTGCTCATTCCCCCCCTCCCCTCTCTCGCCCTGCTACAGTAGTTGAGAGGCCCTTCTTCCCCGCCGGACCGCTCCAATGTCCtctccgccggaatagccggccCGAGTAGGGAAGGAGCATGCGCCGGAGTACATAGCTGTAGTGGTAGGTCTAGGGTTTGGTCCTTTATGGCGTTTGGCGTCTATGCCGGGAGGGAGGCGGCGGATCTTCTCAATCAGATCTGGCGCCGCACCATCTTCTTCCACTGCTTCAAGGTGCTCCGGTGGTCGGAGCCGGTGTTGCGGAGGTGGAAAGGAGTGGAGATCTCCATAAATAAGGCTGACACGACGGGATCTGGTGGTCAAGACCGGAGCTGCAAGCTTTTCTCCCTGATCTGTCATGGTGGCGTGATTGGGGAGGGGGCGCAGCTCTTGGTCGGCTACCCACTGGATCTGCCTCAGGGGAGTGGCGTTGTTTCTCACCGGAGGTTCCCTACGACACCACTGTCGCCGTTCTACATGGACGAAGGGCGGCCCCTCCAACCTCAAGTGATGGCACTCGGCCGTCACTTCCAGGTCTTCATCTGGAGGTTTCCTACGGCGCCTCTGTCGCCATTCTTCATGGCCGAAAGGCGGCCCCTCCAACCTCGAGCGATGGTGTACGGCCGTCACCTCCAGGACTCAATCAACCTCCGGCGGAGGTTCTCTAGCTGTGCCGTAGTTGGCTCCCACCTCCATGCCCCAAGTGATCTTGTCCCCGGCGGCATGCAGGTTGACTACGGCGAGCTCTGCAGTGGTGGAGAAGGAGTTGGACTGGATTGCTTTTCCTGTTTCTTTCTTAGAGTCCTCTGTGCAAATTGTGAGGGTCGGTTTGTAATTTCCATCTTTACTTTGACCCTTTCTGTAATATGTACTGCCACCGCTTTGACTGCAATGAAGCTCTAGGTCCTTCGAGGCCTCCCCTGTTCAAAAAAAGCGCAATATATAGGCCAACCCAATTTTATGGGAGGTTTGCTTCTAGTTTTAGACCGTGTGTGGATACATTGTTAGAGCATATCCAGCCGACATTCTTCAAAACGTTCCCAAatgtatttggggggcgccggacaAATTTtcgttcccagccgcgtgccccaAAGTCTCCTTTCGTTCGGCGCGGCACAATACGCTGTCCGGCGGCCCGAGCCCGACCCCGGTCCACAGAGGACGCtccggacgccggacacaacgaaaaacaAGGCGAGGAGACgcgggaccgacgcgtcagcgaGATATAAAAATTCAACCCCCTTTCCCGCCACATCGCGCCTCTCTCGCCACACATTTCTGCCCTCCCAAACGATTTCACCGCCTCTCCTGCCAATCATTTCTCCCTCTCGCCGTCGCTACTCTCTCCCTCCCACCGACGCTACCCTCTCCcatccatggcgccgccgacatGCCCCAAAAAGTGGCCAAGAAAATGGCCACtaagccgccgggcaatgagaCGAAAGGGCTGAAGGGGCCGTTcacgaagccgcggaaggcgccggctgcgAGGAAGAAGACGGAAGGCTGGACCGATGAAAGGTGTAATCAAGACTGCATGGGGCGCAAGCTATCGACGACGGAGCGGAGTGGACGACGGGTGGTGCAGCAGGAGAAGAAGTCGGAGGCGGCACGTGCGCACCAGAAGACGCTGGCCACGTGTATCGCTCCTACCAatgcgagcccatggagtacgtcggGCCCAGCATACATTCCGGGAGTGGTGTCCCCGTCGACATCCGGCTTCTTCAACGACTGCCCTT
Coding sequences within it:
- the LOC127342565 gene encoding F-box protein At2g32560 — protein: MLALVATFVFSCLLFLSKPCARDMRLFLASICQELALSLLGFLAGYRLLGGVASTATAADAMPLMQSFKRKRPAAKVESAEDTGEPSVLDLPELAIDCILAKLPPAELRNMAAVCRSMRDRCRSDHFWESHMSRKWGSVLGTAAREEWRSYLSSSTAPGGGASCGSAGSAKHRRWLAALSCVCPVVSWMRPRADGAAGRSVGPVLDDSVMSWYLHMESGKFWFPAQVYNREHGHVGFMMSCYDAELSYDFRTDSFRARYPPHGRRTVVVEDGVHWDRIRAAPVETLAHDLHASDSLHQLRPGDNIEIQWRRNKEFPYGWWYGVVGHLESCDGNEHFCRCHLSDTVVLEFNQYTPGSRWRQSLVNRKDHREEGNEGVGFYGGIRKLHKKDEISKWKQLWPTDILE